One part of the Oceanihabitans sp. IOP_32 genome encodes these proteins:
- a CDS encoding MFS transporter gives MQQKIKVIQIIHFALCLGLIIAYLFLGDINALTQFNFDSSNTAHIMYILIPVMAYLLSNFLFNSQLKNIDASLKLEEKITFYQSASIMRWAVLEGAAFLILFLNKDFMIFGILIIIYLILIRPTQDNIVMKLS, from the coding sequence ATGCAGCAAAAAATAAAAGTTATTCAAATCATTCATTTCGCATTATGTCTTGGTCTAATTATCGCTTATTTATTTTTAGGAGATATAAATGCGCTAACTCAATTTAATTTTGATAGCTCAAATACAGCTCACATTATGTACATCTTAATACCTGTAATGGCTTACCTTTTGAGTAATTTTTTATTTAATTCGCAATTAAAAAACATAGACGCCTCACTAAAATTAGAAGAGAAGATAACGTTTTATCAAAGTGCCTCCATCATGCGATGGGCCGTGTTAGAAGGGGCCGCGTTTTTAATACTGTTTTTAAACAAAGATTTTATGATTTTTGGAATTCTAATCATTATATATCTCATTCTAATTAGACCAACCCAAGATAATATTGTAATGAAATTAAGTTAA
- the dusB gene encoding tRNA dihydrouridine synthase DusB: MVKIDHIELPDFPLLLAPMEDVSDPPFRALCKEQGADVVYTEFVSSEGLIRNAAKSVMKLDIYEKERPVGIQIFGANLDSMLQTIDIVSASNPDIIDINFGCPVKKVVSKGAGAGILKDVCLMESLTAEMVKRTNIPITVKTRLGWDHDSIKILEVAERLQDVGCKAISIHGRTRMQMYKGSADWKPIAQVKNNPRMHIPVFGNGDVDTPEKAVLMRDEYGLDGAMIGRASIGNPWFFKQVKHFFKTGEHLAPISLEERVEAARKHLQMSIDWKGETLGVLETRRHYTNYFKGIPHFKEYRMKMVTSNDSKAVFATFDEVLETFADYQF; the protein is encoded by the coding sequence TTGGTTAAAATAGATCACATAGAATTACCTGATTTTCCGTTACTTTTAGCACCTATGGAAGATGTTAGCGACCCGCCATTTCGCGCCTTATGCAAGGAGCAAGGGGCTGATGTGGTGTATACCGAGTTTGTATCAAGCGAAGGTCTTATACGTAACGCTGCAAAAAGTGTTATGAAGCTGGATATTTACGAAAAGGAGCGCCCAGTTGGCATTCAAATTTTTGGAGCGAACTTAGATAGTATGCTGCAAACTATTGATATTGTTTCGGCATCAAATCCAGATATTATTGATATTAATTTTGGTTGTCCCGTAAAAAAAGTAGTGAGTAAAGGGGCTGGAGCAGGCATTTTAAAAGATGTTTGCTTAATGGAAAGCCTCACTGCCGAAATGGTAAAACGCACCAACATACCCATTACCGTAAAAACGCGTTTGGGCTGGGATCATGACTCTATAAAAATTCTTGAAGTGGCCGAACGCTTGCAAGATGTGGGCTGTAAAGCCATTTCTATACATGGGCGTACGCGTATGCAAATGTATAAGGGATCGGCCGACTGGAAACCCATAGCTCAGGTTAAAAACAACCCGCGCATGCACATTCCTGTATTTGGAAATGGCGATGTAGATACCCCAGAAAAAGCGGTTTTAATGCGTGATGAATACGGTTTAGATGGTGCTATGATTGGTCGTGCCAGCATTGGTAACCCTTGGTTTTTTAAGCAAGTAAAACACTTTTTTAAAACAGGCGAACATTTAGCGCCCATTAGCTTAGAAGAACGTGTTGAAGCAGCGCGCAAGCATTTGCAAATGTCAATAGATTGGAAAGGTGAAACCTTGGGGGTTTTAGAAACCCGACGTCATTATACCAACTATTTTAAAGGCATTCCGCACTTTAAAGAATACCGTATGAAAATGGTAACAAGCAACGACTCTAAGGCGGTGTTTGCCACTTTTGATGAGGTTTTAGAAACCTTTGCAGATTATCAGTTTTAG
- a CDS encoding ABC transporter permease, with protein MKVSLHIAKRYLISKSSNNAINIISKIAILGIILGAASLFIALSGFAGLKDFTLEFSSIVDPDLKAESAVGKSFFISDEDLDKLRQLESVEQVSKIIEERVIIATNDKNYLATIKGVDGHFKNVVAIDSVISEGRWLDDKSNEIVVGWNISNNLSLGALNFTKPLNLYVPKPGKGPITSIKSAFSTVKVVNVGVFDINENLNTSYVFTSIALAQNLLNYKPNQIAALEFKLANGVSQTQAKLDIQTILGDNIIIKNRAQLNDALYKMINSENLMVYLLLTMVSGLLIFNVMGAIIMMILEKQPSLKTLFNLGLPIKNIRNIFFLQGTIITVFGTIIGLLIGLIVVFIQIQFELVPITPTLPYPMSIQLKNFTIVFFTISILGIVASKIASNRVTKKLIAS; from the coding sequence ATGAAAGTGTCACTTCACATTGCCAAACGTTATTTAATCTCTAAAAGCAGCAATAATGCCATTAATATTATTAGCAAAATTGCGATTTTAGGTATTATTTTAGGAGCTGCATCCTTATTTATAGCACTTTCTGGATTTGCGGGATTAAAAGATTTTACGCTAGAATTCTCCTCTATTGTCGACCCCGATTTAAAAGCCGAAAGCGCCGTAGGCAAATCGTTTTTTATAAGCGACGAAGACCTCGATAAACTAAGACAATTAGAATCGGTTGAACAAGTTTCAAAAATTATTGAAGAACGGGTTATTATAGCCACAAACGACAAGAATTATTTAGCCACCATAAAAGGCGTCGATGGGCATTTTAAAAACGTGGTTGCCATAGATTCTGTAATTTCTGAAGGCCGTTGGCTAGACGACAAATCCAACGAGATTGTTGTTGGCTGGAATATTTCTAACAACCTATCCCTAGGCGCATTAAACTTCACCAAACCCCTAAATTTGTATGTGCCAAAACCGGGAAAAGGCCCCATAACCTCCATTAAAAGCGCCTTTAGCACGGTAAAAGTGGTTAACGTTGGTGTTTTCGATATTAACGAAAACCTAAACACCAGCTATGTGTTTACAAGCATCGCATTGGCACAAAACCTACTTAACTATAAACCCAACCAAATCGCTGCACTCGAATTTAAACTAGCCAATGGCGTAAGCCAGACTCAAGCAAAACTGGACATTCAAACTATTTTGGGTGATAACATTATTATTAAAAACCGGGCGCAACTTAATGATGCCTTATATAAAATGATTAATAGTGAAAACCTTATGGTTTACTTGCTACTTACTATGGTTTCTGGATTATTAATTTTTAATGTTATGGGAGCCATCATCATGATGATATTAGAAAAGCAACCCTCTCTAAAAACGCTTTTTAACCTGGGACTTCCTATAAAAAACATCCGAAATATCTTTTTTTTGCAAGGCACTATAATAACGGTTTTTGGAACCATAATAGGCCTCTTAATAGGCTTAATTGTGGTGTTTATTCAAATACAATTCGAACTTGTACCCATTACACCAACACTGCCCTACCCCATGAGCATTCAATTAAAAAACTTTACCATTGTATTTTTTACGATAAGCATTTTAGGCATAGTCGCCTCTAAAATCGCATCCAACCGCGTTACCAAAAAACTAATAGCGTCTTAA
- the rbfA gene encoding 30S ribosome-binding factor RbfA has translation MEEESQRQKKIASVLQRDLVDVLQRAATEGGLHGIIISVSKVKVTVDLAFAKVYLSIFPNQKAQELIEGIKSNAPLIKHELAQRTKHQLRRMPKLEFFIDDSLEYIDQIDKSLKGEDNPIKDPTSLDKRKKS, from the coding sequence TTGGAAGAAGAAAGTCAAAGACAAAAAAAAATAGCGTCGGTTTTGCAACGCGATTTAGTAGACGTTTTACAACGTGCAGCAACCGAGGGGGGCTTACATGGCATTATCATTTCGGTATCTAAGGTAAAAGTAACGGTCGATTTAGCCTTTGCAAAAGTATATTTAAGTATTTTTCCAAACCAAAAAGCTCAAGAGCTTATCGAGGGCATAAAATCGAACGCACCCTTAATTAAGCACGAATTAGCGCAACGCACCAAACACCAGTTAAGACGTATGCCAAAATTGGAGTTTTTTATTGACGATTCCTTAGAATACATCGACCAAATTGATAAGTCCTTAAAAGGAGAAGACAATCCAATAAAAGATCCAACGTCTTTAGATAAACGCAAAAAATCTTAA